The segment GAAAATGTGGTGCGCAATTTAACCGATGTAATTTTAGGATAAAAGGTACCCTATGTATTTCTCCGGGGTTCTATTTATCTCTATACcaaaaattcatcaaaatcggttcagcgTTTTAGGCGTGAAAACGTGACAGATAGACACGAGttaattttgcatttataatataagtagggATTcctgtttcaaaataaaaaatatatgttttttttattacaaatgaaatatataaggaataagtatgtaataaaaagtaacagaattcaaaagatttataattttacacttagaattaaaatattttcatgatattacaataattttttaaattgaatgacAATCATTTAGTCTTCAGTTGTCAATGCTTATTATTTGTTGGCTCTGAGTTATTCCTTtgcattcatttttaaatatttctacttGCTGCATTATGTATCCTTCGAAATTGGTGTATGGACAATTGGGTAGCACTTTAAACTTAGGTTTTCCTTTTGAAGAGTAATATACAGATCTGAGTGTTAGTACTGGTGGTTTTTCTGGGAATTTGATacctttaagaaaataaagcaTTAACAGCATATATTcgtattttgtacaaaaaagaaatagctttatagtaaaaacttatattttgtacttattttttatacttagatattataaaatttacataccaATATCAACTTGCAATATCcaataaaaatcattcatttGTAACAAGAGGGCAGCACTGCTTGCATCATGTTCTAATATTGCACCttcatattttacaattaactgAGCTAGTAGATCTCGTTTTAGTTTGTCATTATTAAGAAGGTGATATATCTAGAAGAaggtttttacaattttattaaacattactatGTAAACAGTGAACACATTATTTGGTTTTACCtactttattgtttaaaatctcTGTAACTAGTGGAACATAATCCATGAGTACCCCTGAGTGGTGCATCCTATATCATAAACAATCACATTATCCtaggttatatattattagggAAAtagtatcaatttatattgatgaaaaagtggttaaaaaaaataatttagttttaagtttGCCTCTTACATTGGTAATGTGATTTTTCCAAGAACTTTAGTCAGAAAcggtgataaaattaattctgcATTTGTTGAATTTGGATATCTAACAAGTAGCAGAGCTGTATCTATGCCTGGATTTTGTTCAGTCCTGAAATAGTGAAATTACTATTAGTAATAAAGACACTAGTTTCTGAACAATAGTTTcctaattacaattattattagacaatatattaataattacccatcattatataattctggTAATCGTAAGACATCCACTTTAAGCTTAATAAGAAATTCAACAATATGTCCACCAACCCACACCTCTACATCTTTCTCTGTTGTCAGAGCATTCCCCATCAAGGCACTGTATTCGAAAGATGCTCGAGAGTTTGCATCTTCATGGAGCTTTCGGACCTGTTAttgaaatgtcaaaaatattgtattcataaaaatatggaaatatttttttttttattaactaaactTAAACTAACCtgatgtattttatacaatttaatcaaTTCCGATAAAACATCGCCAAGTGATTTTGGATTATTTGCATCCCAATTAGTCAAACTAGGAAcactttttgttaaataatcttCATTTGCACTGCTCAAGAAACTGTCATCATCAAATCGAAAGTCAGGTGCAAACCATGGCGTCGAAGTATCAAATATTACAtcccattttaatttttttgaacagTAAGGAAGCACCAATCTAAACTGACTCTCAGCTCCACTTGAATTACCGCCGATTCTTTCCAAATCTACCTTGGCTTTGCAGAGACCTAAatgattattgaaatttaagtttagtatacactttaatattatgaatttgaatatttgaattgatATCATTACCTAGTTTTAAATCCTGGTATATACTCTGAATGTAAGGTCGAAACATAGGAGAGATTTCATTCAGGAATCCTAAATTATCTACAgacatattgaattttaaaaaatttagttttagaaaatatgtaattgaaGTTTGGTAATTGTGTACAattgttataactttaatgaaTTGTTTACATGCTTAATTCTGAGTGGAATTACTGTATACACAAACTGGCTTTTGACATTCTATTTCTAGGTAATATTTCAATTGACACTAACGTTTCTGACAGCAATATATGTTCTtgtgttcaaaataaataatgattacaaaaaatttaagtatgcTTTTCGAATAAACTgtgccattttattatttcatattaaattttcctgGCTTTTCGATTACTTTACAGTAACCGTAATCACGGACAGTGGAGATGAaagtgtataataaaaactgaaaaaaaattattgaaaaaatatatttttttaatttatgtttcacAGTCTTTGCATAATTTAGAGTTAAAGTATCATTCTACGGctaaacatgtttatttttatatttaaagtagtaTTATTAGGATCGGTTAAACCGTAAAAAtaccaatttaataaaaaacaaatttttattaattatcatttaaagattatagTCGATATATGATGATTATTAGTCGATTAATTTCCTCACGGTGGCCAGAAGCGTGAGGATTTTAATCGAGTAATGATAGTCTACAAACCCCTTAAATCATTTTTGGAAAGGGCTGATAGTCTTAGACAGTTGGACTCATATTAATCAAACGTAGGTAAGAACCACGGTCACTTTTAAGTGAGAAAAACCACATCAAAATTGGTCTATCCGTTTAAGAGTTACGATATCGCTCACAAACATCGaagtcaaatttataaaactaggAGTATTCTTCTTAGTAGCTCTTGCTccggtttttatttaaaaaattggaaaaaaaaatcaaagtgattttacaaattaaagtttattttctatattaggCGCCAAAGattctttcttttatattatgattggGCCTCAGTCATTATAGGTAAAAAGTATTGATTTCTTGCTTCTtatcttcataatatttaaaatatgtataagtatatttCATGATTACGGTcccaatttaataaataatcaattgtTTAAACtcatataactataaaaaacaaacaatatgattgtataatatgtttttttttgattttttatttaaatttaacctcTAAAgccatgtatgtattttttcatatatatatatttaaatttgtttaataaaaaatacgaggagaaaaactttttaatttggtTCTCTTCAGTTCATAcgaacacattttattttaatacatttaaaagccTTGAAAATTCACAATAAACAACAAACATCTTGACTACTTATAAGCTTTTTCAATGCGTTTATCtgaagtttattttgaaatagttttttggCGACGCACTTATGAAGGCacagaatatatgtattttaatgatttctatATCCTACCTATGTAACTCCAACGTTATTTAATCTGTGTTTCACAAGATTCCAGCGTTCGTTTATAAAGAGTTCTTggcgttttttattttattatgtctaAAATTCTCtgatttataagtattatgttatttgttgTGTAAAGCTGAATAATATGAAAGATATGACTTCTATTTCCAAGACTAACTGTTCTGAATTAGCACTATTGGCAAGGAaattcaattgtttttatttgtcaggtaagtctaaaatatttttatttactaagtatatgtacatatttttaacgatCTATTCaaacttacaattttaaattttaggatTACGTCAAGGTATATGCAAACCATTTTTAGTAGCTGGACATCAAGTTGGACTTATTCGACCTGATGTACTTAAATATCTTCGAACATTTCCGGAGGTACAAtttgtttacttataaattggAGAAATCGATCcaaatcataaataatcaaaattattagagTAAATTCCATGGCCTTTTAGGTTTTCCGGATCACAGGGGAGTATGTAGAACTCAATCCAGCCTTTAGAAATTATCAAGAAAGGACTTCCAAAGTTGCGGAAGTGTTGCAAAATctaagaaaagaaaatgaaatttgtGCTCTTAAAGGCTGGCGAGATGAggttaatattctattaaataatgcaAGTTGACTTTTTAtcagaaatgttatttaataataagtttttcagTGTTTTGAAGTGAGTACCCCCTTCCATCATGAGAGTCTACTGGAAATGGATAGAAGTGCTGTCTGCCTTTTTGGTATAAGAAACTATGGTATTAGTGTGAATGGCTACCTGTTTCATCCTTCTAAGGGTCTTTGCATCTGGTTACAGCAGAGAAGTTTCACCAAACAAACATGGCCaggttacattattttatatacttactgctttgaaatgtaattgttatacaacataatagttttgttaaaagtttataattttgttacaacaaTGTATTCATAgacaaatcattattttttactgaCATAATGGGTTAaggtgtttaaaatatgtgaataagagtttattagatatttttatttgttatctattttttaattagaaaaaagctgttaaaaaaaagaaaaaaatcattccACATCATCTAAATATTGTCTCTCTTTCAAAGTCAATGGACAGTcatccaaagaaaaaaagtcattaaatctggtttaaaatttatagtttgggtttttatgaaacttattcaatTTGTAGGtccacataatgagatctaagactttcgtgagttttattcgtttaaatgaaactaatattttgcaGATATAGTAtccgtgctttatttttgtttaaaactacatactcctgacATTTCAGTTACTtctcagcaaccgtgatcatctTGTCTGCCTGTGATCACAATTGCTGAATAGTAtccgaaacatcgggagtatgaagttttaaccaaaaataatctCGCATAgtatatctgaaaaatattagtttcatttaaatttgtaggTCCTTGTTGTTAGTTATgtttatgcaaatattttatcccACATATAAATTGTTGTCATTGCATATTGTTTCAGGGAAGTGGGATTGTTTTGTCAGTGGGGGCTTGGCTGTGGGATTTGGTATTCTTGAAACTGCTATCAAAGAGGTGGCTGAAGAAGCTTCTGTTGTTGGAGAGCTAGTTAAGAAATTAGTGCCCGCGGGGTGTGTTAggtgtgtaaaaaaaatgaaacatctcatatatatatattataaattaaaaagaaacagtAGTTATTGATGTGACAAAAATAACGTATCATTTAATTTCCAGTTTCTATTTTGAAAGTGAGCGGGGTTTGTTTCCCAATACGGAATATGTGTATGATCTGGAGTTGCCATCGGAGTTTGTGCCGAAAAATGCTGACGGTGAAGTTGAAACATTTGAGCTTCTAACTGCTGAGGAATGTGTCCAAAGAGCTCTGACACCGCAGTTTAAGACAACAGGTGCACCGGTTCTACTGGACTTTTTGATCAGAAGGGGCTACATTAATCCCGAAAATGGTTAGTATgtagtataaatatactttttttttccacATTTTAGCTTATAGAGATTGTTGACTACAAATAACctgactatatattttttgtttttttttttaataacataaataataatacatatatctgaatgtatttatttttacctgaaaaaattattaatttatcattgactaaaatttttttccatTGAATTGACAAATTTCAGtttgatagtaaaatattctgaataaTAGCCGaggaaatatatcaaattagctacgaaataaatataaacaatactcATAAACAGAAATTAAGTTCGTGTTTTAAGTTCAAAAGGCGATAAATGGacgtttgttttataagaatttattaaatgctttATAATGCACTGTGTGTAttgtaatcaaattaaaaatattaaatatctgaCCGACCGACTATCGAGATAATCacgataatgaaataaattttgtgtaacTCGGGCAACGTACGATAAATTTACcgtcaatttttaaaatactacatCTATAGAATACACATTTgtccattttatattttcctttggCGGTATAAAAAGGTCAAAGTCGAATTCCTCCTTCTTTGTAGTGGTTAAAAACGACatgccaaatatattttttttgtacgttATATAAACGACCAATTAAATCACTAACATTTCGTTCAGTACTTGATATTGgattgaatatgaaatattcgaaaaaaaacaaaatataatagcgaaaaatgaaaattataaaataatcaacaaatgataattataatatatgtatatttaagggttatatactttttttattattctactaGCATTGCTTCccgccattttgttatttgactTTTATAGCGAAAAGTGTTCGAAGTCAAGGCCGTGGGGGCCTTGTGGGAGGGGCCTGAGGTTTCTTTGTATCCGCTCGCAGTTCGCAGTCAGTTTAGTCATCTATATTTAGTGACAAATActatagtttataattatcattgtTCTTTCACGGAGCGGACATCGCGCCATCTTAAGactaatcattaaaaaaatagttaatgtATAAGTCgtcaaaaattaattgagaGATAAGTTTGGTCAAGTGTAAGCAAAGCCTTTTGTTTTTTCTCTGTAGACTCCCAAACTCACGTATTTAAGCGTCGTCTAAAATCGGGGATCtcatttaattaagaattaaaaataacaaaagtcaAATTGTGTTATAtcataatagtaaataaaattagtccTACCCTGCCTTTCCAgttcttatttaatacaactAATAGTCTGAGATCCCGATATAAAACGAGCTTCACCGAGATGCTTATTtgatgaaacatattttatattcaatttaatgtcaataattatattgcataTGGGTTGCCTTATGAATTTCCGTCCAGGAGATGACTTATTGATAATTgggaaatcattttttttttaatatttcaccgGTTTGTCTATTAAAAAGTTTCCAtaccaatataaaatatgaagctCATAGAATATACAAACGTTAGGTTGCCTTTTCTCTTCTAGTCATAACTCTCGGGTTGCCAGGTAGGTATAAACAGGTAAATTGATAATTGCATTTTACACCGGTCTGatgattgaataatatttgaaaaatgaccggatttttcattatattttttattcaaagcgGTCACTTTTTGTAACACGTGGTATGATAATCTACAAATGCAAACGAcgcaaacatttttattcaattacttTGGTTTGAAGCAGCTGCTAGTTCTCTTCTTTTCTATCGCATGGGACGGTTGGCACCTCTCAGTCGCACATATTCACTCGCGGCAATATTTCAGTTTTCAATATTCGACAACCGTAATTCAGGAGTGGTTTTTTGCAGGCAACTCTTTACCGACGTGTTTATAATGAAGCAATCTTTATctagtatatagttttttgttttgtttcagaGCCCAATTATAGACACATTGTGGAGTTGCTTCATGTGCCGCTGCAGACAATATACAACAGTTCTCTTAGAGATATAACATCAAATGGCGATGTGCAAAATTCTGagagttaataatataatttaagacctactttagtttgaaattacattacttaaagttgaaatattttttagtcaaTCATACCTGTACCCTTGTCTTAGACATATGTATtggtacatttattaaaattttgtattaaacatgGCCTAATTTATGACCTCAATTGTATTATTTGGGTAGACTTTAAGTATTGcctaagtattataattaacttcgGCTTCTCTTATGATATAGTTGAACATTGACCAAGTCCTGATATTTATGTAGTATTGTTGGGGATTTTTAGACATCACAATAGTCTAGCTAGGGATGTTTAATTTCTGTGATACTTTACCAATTCGGTATAAGgagtttgtatattaattagtttgatttattacCTCTTTAATACTCTTGCAAAgcttatttattgtttcttttaagAATTAAAGCGAAATTGAGAGCTGTGAATCTTTACTCAAGAGTACAAAGCCACGATGTACGAACATTTGTTACCAAAATATGATCCCGTTATCTAGTCAATGGCAATAGGTGGAAAATGCTTCATTTCGAAATCATTTGTTTAAAGCGGCTTTAATTACaatggaaacaaaatataatgtaaatgattTTGTACTTCCTTTTTTCGCTGAACGGTGACAATGATTTAGAACGTATATCGTTATTTTAAGCCACCGaagaagtatatatatttttctgtaatgttaattaatttgggcgaacatatttcatttttctccTTAGATTACGTCTATTTGCTTgagatgtatttttaaatttagagacTTGGTGTGTagtgtagttataaaatattttgaaacattagTGATATATCATGGGTTAcgtcaaaacaattttatacatttctatgATATGATGTTATTGGCGAAAgactttttattgatattattattataccatGTAGATAATTTACTGAAACAAGTAATGTAATCGTTTTTTGCTACATTTAGGAAAATAGTGCTTTcctaataatcattaaataaaaaaagtataatagctggttttattttgtaaaaattaaactattccAGATGTTAAAATAACCAATATAggtgtgtttatttaattaatggcCTGATTACTTACAAATACACTCAAGTACACTTGTAAcatgttatacaaaaattgtatttataatttgtaacaatGACTTACTATTAgtttttacaatgaaaacagAACAGTAGGTACTGGACTTATTGCTTAAGAGGCAAAAGTTGTgtctctatataaaatatttttaggtggAAAacgtaaaattcaaaaataacctatatttgtcaaaaaacTTTGATAACTATGAACATAATTCAAAGCTACAGTTGGCTGTAGTCGGTATAATTAGTAATCATCACCGCGAGAGATGACCTCCTTGCATGTCGGTCTCAGGAGAATCGTGTGTTCAAACTGAGCTGTGTAACAACCTTTAATGTCACACAGTGGTGGGTAAGCGTCCACAACACCTTTATCACACAGATCCTTCAAGGCCATAGCATAACGAGACGCGCCAGCACGCTCCAACCATCTCTTACAAAAGGCGAGAGTACCGAAGTTCTTGTTAATCAAGTTGAGTAATTGCTTGGATGACTGTAATCTGCGAGGAACAGAGAAacgatatgaaaaatttagaaaaacataATCTATATTGTGAACAAAACTACCGATTGTACTTGTAACAGAATTTCGAGTGTAACTGTATGtggttaaataataagttcttAGAACAATGTTACCTTAAAGGCACAAATTGTTGATCAAAGTTTTTCATGTAATGAGAGCAATCCATATCATCGTGAACTTGGCCGCGTCCTGTCGAACCAAATGTTTCAATGGCATAGAATTCGTTTTCTTCCATTCTTGTTGTTTCACCTCCTTTCACAATAGGCACAGTCTTGCCAGCATGAATACCTATAAATTTAAGAGTGTATATATTTGATGTTCCTATACATAGGATCAAgaaatgttgttataaattgaaaaatatttacgatagGGTCCAATGGAGTGGCCATTAAGGTTACGAATTGGTTTGACTTGATAAACTTTTCCGTCTAGTTCAACTTCATGTGATTCCATAACCTGCAAACAATTTTGGACTTATATAacatgagaaatattttagtcactcatatataaaactaaaagtaaCCTCTTGCACAGCAGCACCAACATCACAAAGCCTGACATCAACACCTGAAGCTTTGATTCCTGCTTCAGTAGCTTCTTGAACCCCCTTCACAAGAGGATCATAACGAGGATTGAAATGCAGTGTGAAGGCACAATCAATAATACGTCCATTGATATGAGTACCAAAGTCAATTTTCACTACATCATCATACTCAAGAACGGTATTGTCACCTagtaaaattaagaatttttttaaattttatcattaaaaattatttatatttaatgttggaTTCGATTCCAGGTTGTTAAAACTGAAGGGAAGTTTTATCTATGATAAGGTCTTAAAAGTTCATACACAAATATCTATAtacgttataaataatgaaaataacaatCTTCAAGTGATGTTTTGTGTACATCTATTGTCGAACTGAAAATTTttgggaaataaataaatatgttaacattatttttattcttagagCTGTTATTGCTAAAGTGTTTACCAGTATTTGGTGTATAGTGAGCGGCGCAATGATTGCGACTGCAGCCTGTAGGGAAGGCCAGTCCTGCTTTGAGACCATCTTCTCCAATGAGACGTCTTCCTGTAGCCTCAAGCTCTTCACAGATTTGGATCATGGTCATGCCCGGTTTTATCcagtcttttatatattttcttgtctgaaatgttttatgtatttaaatttaattttaagtttaaaataaatcattgcacataacaaatatatccttttataatatatctgttttgtttcaacttatttatatatataagtgtatataatattaaagaataatatttatttaattactttatatacagAATTATTGAGTACCTGTCTGTGAGCCTCGGCAGCTTGTCTTATTTCTTGATAAATGTAGTTATGCATCCTGTCTAATGCCCTCTTTTCTTCACTACTAAAACGGTCTTTAGCTGTTCTGTCATCAATACCTTCAGCAGGGCCATGCTCCATTATTTGACCCTCGGGGAAGTTACCTATAgtcaaataacatttacataaaatatgaccttgtgatatttaaaactgaCAAGAAACATCATAACTTGgtataattattcataaagatattcatttcagtttttttaattaaattacgtatatttcaatgttatatcTACACACCGTCCGGAAATAATTCGGAAATTGGAATCGTGGGAGGGTTAGTTTGGACTTTCCCAGCGACCTTGTTCTTattcttcttcttttttttcttttcatctccttcaactatattttcttcaattGTTAATGGTTTCACTGATACCTCCGAGTCATTCTCAGCCGGAACTTCAGTTCCCGCTAAAAGTATCAGAAAAAACATTGAGTGCtgtatagaatttattaaatatttgaaatgttaattacttatatatatgtagtattaATCATTCAAATACTAATAGCTATATATATCTAAGTTGTATTTATAACCTAACCtgtcttcttcttcttctttttcttttttttctttttagcaGGGTCTTTGTTTTCTGACTCTTCTATACAATCACCCTCGTCTTCCTCCTCTTcgttttcaatgtttttatcattttcaagAACCTTAACATCAGCCATTtcgtaattttattagttttaccttataaaaataaaatcatagcATGAGATGGCCCCGTGCCTTTTTATTTTCGCAGCTTGTCAATGAAGCTACGGAATCTAGGTGTTTGAGTTGTCAAACATgaagtagaaaatatatttttagacagaatattatttatacattttaatttatgatcatttagttaataaagtaaaaacaagTAATGTTTAGTACATAGATTGTAATAGagctaaataattaatagagtaattttcaatttcttagtttttaaagttttgctTTTTAAGATTAATGCTCCCTACATTACAGAAAATgctatgtaattaaaaataaaaacaccgAAGGCAAGGCAAGATAAGAATTATgacaattttcttaaaatccgCAAAATCGTATCGATATAGTTTTCCGTTGAACTGTTTCTCATAagaaaacaaagttaaaaacTTGAAGGATTTtgctaaaataaaaccattatttactataatcacgattaattgcaataaattgTGAAAGCTTTTCAAGAAAGCTAAAATTTCACCgtgtttagtaaaaaatagCAATTGTTCAGTTCACTATTTGGTTATGGTAATGTACATCTGCCATTCGTCGCGGAACTGACATACGGGaaatacgaaaataatttCCTGTACATCGACGTATAGATAACACAATGGATTCtctatatgttattaaagatatttatttctttctattGTCTCTCTCTCTGTAGCTAAATgagcaataaattatttaattattaactatgAGCAAGACCTTACCTAACtagataaagttttaaaacgatttttcagtacaaattgtatgaaaagattgtttttttttgttggttCTGTTTTTTCATACTTAGTAGTTAGCCATGTATGGAGAAAAGGAATTTGTTAGAAATTGTAGATGTAATATAAGAACAAACAAACGTTccttgttaaaattattgcttCGTTTTAGGGTTCGACAAGCCGTATTTCGCCGTGCTATAAGTGTAATGCACCCGGTAGTAATGGTATTATGGAGCGCCGGCAAAAGCTTGACTAGGGACTTACTGGCCGGCTTCGGCGCTCTTAAGTTTTCAGTCCTTAGAAGATTTCAACACTAAGTTTGCATTTGTGGAAGGAAGTAATTGTATTCATTAGGCAACAAGAGAAAGtctaaagttaaatacaaaagtatGGATTGGAATCCCTATGTCACTGTCGCcattttgatttcaaataaactttatgtCATACGTCATAGCCGATGAATCttaccaaaataataaaacagtctTTGTTGGAAACGAAATTCACTTTCTCTTTGGTCAAGTAACTTTTAAACGTAACATCAAAAGTAAGaaagttatacatttatattttaaaatgaaagcaaacacattttatattttatcatagcAGGCATATAATTTTGCCTGTTAATCAGAAAATTCTGTAGCCTGCGTAGCCACTGTCATTAAGAAGTAGAAATGgaatactttatttcaaagaCACAAGTAGCTTCAGGGGGACAAACATGAACACGAACTCTGTTTCAATCAGTCGTGTAGAGAACCTAAAAAGTCAATGAAATTACTTATAGAGTTTTCCAAAAgcgaaaactaaaaaaaacctCTATAATTACTGGTGTGAAGCGCTATCTAAATTCTGTCTTaagatcaatttaaaaaatcaagcaCTAAGGTAAGTGCGATTAGGAAATATTCATACGCGTCTGTCCAGCTTTTCCTCTGGTACTCATCTCTTTTGGTAGCTCCGTAAGGCCGTTAATAGGAATTTTGTTTATGCTAGAGAGCATT is part of the Danaus plexippus chromosome 11, MEX_DaPlex, whole genome shotgun sequence genome and harbors:
- the LOC116765573 gene encoding uncharacterized protein LOC116765573; the protein is MKDMTSISKTNCSELALLARKFNCFYLSGLRQGICKPFLVAGHQVGLIRPDVLKYLRTFPEVFRITGEYVELNPAFRNYQERTSKVAEVLQNLRKENEICALKGWRDECFEVSTPFHHESLLEMDRSAVCLFGIRNYGISVNGYLFHPSKGLCIWLQQRSFTKQTWPGKWDCFVSGGLAVGFGILETAIKEVAEEASVVGELVKKLVPAGCVSFYFESERGLFPNTEYVYDLELPSEFVPKNADGEVETFELLTAEECVQRALTPQFKTTGAPVLLDFLIRRGYINPENEPNYRHIVELLHVPLQTIYNSSLRDITSNGDVQNSES
- the LOC116765911 gene encoding BRISC and BRCA1-A complex member 2-like, yielding MSVDNLGFLNEISPMFRPYIQSIYQDLKLGLCKAKVDLERIGGNSSGAESQFRLVLPYCSKKLKWDVIFDTSTPWFAPDFRFDDDSFLSSANEDYLTKSVPSLTNWDANNPKSLGDVLSELIKLYKIHQVRKLHEDANSRASFEYSALMGNALTTEKDVEVWVGGHIVEFLIKLKVDVLRLPELYNDGTEQNPGIDTALLLVRYPNSTNAELILSPFLTKVLGKITLPMMHHSGVLMDYVPLVTEILNNKIYHLLNNDKLKRDLLAQLIVKYEGAILEHDASSAALLLQMNDFYWILQVDIGIKFPEKPPVLTLRSVYYSSKGKPKFKVLPNCPYTNFEGYIMQQVEIFKNECKGITQSQQIISIDN
- the LOC116765572 gene encoding methionine aminopeptidase 2 — protein: MADVKVLENDKNIENEEEEDEGDCIEESENKDPAKKKKKKKKKKKTAGTEVPAENDSEVSVKPLTIEENIVEGDEKKKKKKNKNKVAGKVQTNPPTIPISELFPDGNFPEGQIMEHGPAEGIDDRTAKDRFSSEEKRALDRMHNYIYQEIRQAAEAHRQTRKYIKDWIKPGMTMIQICEELEATGRRLIGEDGLKAGLAFPTGCSRNHCAAHYTPNTGDNTVLEYDDVVKIDFGTHINGRIIDCAFTLHFNPRYDPLVKGVQEATEAGIKASGVDVRLCDVGAAVQEVMESHEVELDGKVYQVKPIRNLNGHSIGPYRIHAGKTVPIVKGGETTRMEENEFYAIETFGSTGRGQVHDDMDCSHYMKNFDQQFVPLRLQSSKQLLNLINKNFGTLAFCKRWLERAGASRYAMALKDLCDKGVVDAYPPLCDIKGCYTAQFEHTILLRPTCKEVISRGDDY